The following proteins are encoded in a genomic region of Acipenser ruthenus chromosome 4, fAciRut3.2 maternal haplotype, whole genome shotgun sequence:
- the LOC117399909 gene encoding transmembrane protein 200A-like: MIATGGLLRISSRRQDSLPSKSRTQNKQRKRKAKKKRKSDVVVVKGKLKLCSISGLIAAFGIIVLLVGIAMAVMGYWPENNQIYQDNFTESQRLPNNKRIYDNKLLFASTNWTRNSHVVYQIDLDLSKSNHSNSTKMETSSFSPSLGFFSEFLANYLHSDKLKVFGPLIMGIGIFLFICANAVLHENRDKKTKIINLRDMYSTVIDIHSLRSKDCTPLNGFVNYVQSRSVDMKSSGSYSTAMLVKSSLSSTAGGTVKAQGQGGSIETMRRQSLKRQQSLSKERQSFTDTVYSIYRDQSKAPERVPIPKKWETKSIVTSSINAFTLPVIKLNNCVLDENSVKQVESGVKEAPTSKSKTVSSDSEMASPDPINSNHIETKEETSKIGLFTSKDVSPVHQSPSSLQGASQSSPLGSQVQLLPPSPSRREMGSDLSLGALSTYSNTIDLGDCPSIADTEGDTSRYSSCPLLERSNSKGYLKLVGLESFESSEVTVIRSEDCKETSVEDMEDCIVQDAQESTDKTETGIQRQYTNREKIRISKSNATVTTEDEELESTGI, from the coding sequence ATGATAGCAACTGGAGGTCTGCTTCGGATTTCATCTAGACGACAAGATTCCTTGCCATCCAAAAGCAGAACGCAAAACAAACAACGCAAAAGGAaagccaaaaagaaaagaaagagtgATGTTGTGGTCGTAAAAGGCAAATTGAAGCTGTGCTCTATATCTGGATTGATAGCTGCATTTGGAATAATAGTGCTGCTTGTGGGAATAGCCATGGCTGTCATGGGATACTGGCCCGAAAACAATCAGATCTACCAAGACAACTTTACAGAATCCCAACGTTTGCCAAACAACAAAAGGATCTATGATAACAAATTGTTGTTTGCATCAACCAATTGGACAAGGAATAGCCATGTTGTCTACCAAATTGATCTAGACTTGTCAAAAAGCAATCACAGTAATAGCACCAAAATGGAGACCTCCTCCTTTTCCCCCTCCCTAGGTTTCTTCTCTGAATTTCTCGCCAACTATTTACATTCAGACAAACTAAAAGTATTCGGACCATTAATAATGGGCATTGGGATATTCCTCTTTATTTGTGCCAATGCAGTGCTTCATGAAAACAGAGACAAAAAGACAAAGATTATCAATCTAAGAGACATGTATTCAACGGTAATAGATATTCACAGTTTAAGGTCCAAAGACTGCACACCTCTTAATGGTTTTGTCAATTATGTGCAGTCAAGGAGTGTGGATATGAAATCCAGTGGGTCTTACAGCACTGCCATGTTAGTCAAAAGTTCATTGTCTTCAACTGCTGGAGGGACAGTCAAAGCACAAGGCCAGGGAGGTAGTATTGAAACAATGAGGCGCCAGTCATTAAAAAGACAACAGAGTCTTTCTAAAGAAAGGCAGAGTTTTACAGACACAGTCTACAGCATTTACAGAGACCAGTCCAAGGCTCCTGAAAGGGTTCCCATACCAAAAAAGTGGGAGACTAAATCTATTGTCACTTCTTCCATCAATGCTTTTACTCTTCCAGTAATCAAACTAAATAACTGTGTTCTTGACGAAAACAGTGTTAAACAAGTGGAGAGTGGTGTCAAAGAGGCCCCAACATCCAAAAGCAAAACGGTTTCAAGTGACTCAGAAATGGCGAGCCCTGATCCAATCAACAGCAACCACATTGAAACAAAAGAGGAGACTTCAAAAATAGGCCTGTTCACCAGCAAAGATGTATCACCAGTTCATCAGAGCCCAAGCAGCTTGCAGGGGGCATCGCAGTCATCTCCACTAGGATCACAGGTCCAGTTGCTTCCTCCAAGTCCAAGTAGGAGAGAAATGGGTTCAGATCTTTCCCTTGGTGCTCTCTCCACTTACTCAAACACTATAGATCTTGGTGACTGTCCATCAATAGCAGATACAGAAGGGGATACAAGTAGATACTCCAGCTGCCCCCTCTTGGAACGTTCAAACAGTAAGGGCTACTTAAAACTTGTAGGATTAGAATCCTTTGAGTCTTCTGAGGTGACAGTAATAAGAAGTGAAGACTGTAAAGAAACTTCAGTGGAGGATATGGAGGACTGCATTGTCCAAGATGCACAGGAAAGCACTGACAAAACAGAAACAGGGATTCAGAGGCAATACACAAATAGGGAAAAAATTAGGATTTCCAAGTCAAATGCAACTGTAACGACTGAAGATGAAGAACTTGAAAGCACTGGTATCTAA